From the Vallicoccus soli genome, the window GAACTCGTCCTCGCCGGGCATCTCCTCCTGGTGGAGGTCGTGGTGCAGCTGGGCGGCCTGGATGAGCGTCCAGATCTGCGCCCGCAGCGTGGGCACCTTGTCCGGGTCGAGCGCCTGGACGGTGGCGTACTCGTCGAGGAGCTGCTCGAGGCGGGCCATGTCGCCGTACGAGTCCGCCCGGGCCATCGGCGGGACGAGGTGGTCGACGACGACGGCGTGCCCGCGGCGCTTGGCCTGCGTGCCCTCGCCCGGGTCGTTGACGATGAACGGGTAGACCAGCGGCAGGTCGCCCAGCACCGCGTCGGGCGCGCACTCCGCGGACAGCCCGAGGCCCTTGCCCGGCAGCCACTCCAGCGTGCCGTGCTTGCCGAGGTGCACCACCGCGTCGGCGCCGAAGGAGGCGTCGAGCCACCGGTACGCCGCGAGGTAGTGGTGCGACGGCGGCAGGTCGGGGTCGTGGTAGATCGCGACCGGGTTCTCGCCGAAGCCCCGGGGCGGTTGCACGAGCAGGACCACGTCGCCGTACACCTGCGCGGCGAGGACGATGTCGTCGCCGTCCACGTAGAGCGAGCCGGGCGGCTCGCCCCACGCCGCGACGACGGCCTCGCGCAGCGGCGCGGGCAGGGCGGCGAACCACTCCTCGTACTGCCTGAGGGGCACCCTCACGGGGTTGGCGGCGAGCTGCTCCTCCGTCAGCCACTCCACGTCGTGCCCGCCGGCGGCGATGAGCCGGTGCACGAGCTCGTCGCCGTCCTCGGGGAACCCGTCGACGCGGTAGCCCGCGCCGCGCAGCGCGCGCAGCAGCGCGACCGCCGAGGCCGGGGTGTCGAGGCCGACGGCGTTGCCGACGCGCGCGTGCTTGGTCGGGTACGAGGAGAGGACCAGCCCCAGCTTCTTGCCCGCGGCCGGCGTGCCGCGCAGCCGCGCCTGGCGCACCGCGATCCCCGCCACCCGCGCGGCGCGCTCGGGGTCGGCGACGTAGACCGGCACCCCGTCGGGCCCGGACTCCTTGAACGAGAACGGCACCCCGACGATGCGCCCGTCGAACTCCGGCACCGCGACCTGCATGGCGGCGTCCATCGGCGAGAGCGCCGCGTCGGACGCCTCCCACTGGGCGCGGGACGTGGTGAGGCACAGCCCCTGCACGACCGGCACGTCGAGCGCCCGCAGCGCGCCCGCGTCCCACGCCTCGTCGTCGCCACCCGCGCTCGCGTCGGCCGCGCGGGTGCCGCCCGCCGCGAGCACCGTCGTCACGAGCGCGTCCGCGCGGCCGAGGAGCCCGAGCAGGTCGGGCCCCACCTCGCGCAGCGACGCGCAGAAGACCGGCAGGGCGTTGGCACCCTGCGCCTCGACCGCGTCGCACAGCGCCTCGACGAACGCGGTGTTGCCGCTCAGCGCGTGCGCCCGGTAGAGCACCACGCCGACGGTCGGCCGGTCGGGCGCCTGCACCCGGTCGCCGAGGACCCCGTGCAGCGGCATCTCCCGCGGCGGGGCGAAGCCCTCCCCGGTGAGCAGCAGCGTGTCCGAGAGGAAGGCGGCGAGCTCGCGGAGGTTGTCGACGCCGCCCTCGCGCAGGTACGCGAGCACCTCGGTCGCCACGCCCGCGGGCACCGTCGAGAGCGCCATGAGCTCGGCGTCGGGGGCGGCCTCGCCGCCGAGCACGACGGCCGGGACGCCGCTCGCCAGCACCGCGTCGAGGCCGGCCTCCCAGGTGCGGCGGCCGCCGAGGAGCCGTACGACGACCGCGCTCGCCCCGCCGAGCAGCGCCGCGACCTCCTCGGGGGACGTGCGGGAGGGGTTCGCGGTGCGCCAGCCCGCGCCGCTCGAGCGGGCGGCGAGCAGCTCGGTGTCGGCGGTGGACAGGAGCACGGGCACGGCGGTCGTCACCGGCCCGATGCTAGGCCCGTGTGGCACGGTGGGCAGCGATGGCACCGACGAGCGGGCACCGGCGGCACCACGAGCGCATGGTCGCGGCGGGGGTGGTGGTGGCGGGGCTGCTGGCCGGGTGCGGCGGCGGGGACCGGGCTGCGCCCGCCCCCGCCCCCGCCCCGGCGCCGCCCGCGACAGCGACCACGAGCCCGACCACGAGCCCGACCACGAGCCCGACCACGAGCCCGACGTCCACGCCCACCGCCACCCCCACCGCCGGCGACTGCGTCGACGCCGTCCTGACCGGGCTCTCCCCCCGCGACCGGGCGGCGCAGCTGCTGCTGCTCGGCGTGCCGGCGGAGGACCCGGCGGACGGGGCGGACCTCGTGGCGCAGCGGCAGCCGGGCGGGGTGTTCCTGTTCGGGCGCAACCGGGAGCGGCTGGCCGAGGTGCGCGCCGGGGTCGACGCGCTGCGGGGCGCGGCCGAGGTGCCGCTGCTCGTGGCCGCCGACCAGGAGGGCGGGCTCGTCGAGACGCTGCGCGGGCCCGACGCCCCCGACGCGCCCACCGCGCTCGAGCAGGGCGGCTGGTCCCCCGGCGAGCTGCGCCGCGAGGCCCGCTCGTGGGGCGAGGACCTGGCCCGCGCGGGAGTCGACCTCGACCTGGCCCCCGTCGCCGACACCGTGGCCGAGGAGGACGCGGACGACAACCCGCCGATCGGCGCGTTCGACCGGCAGTACGGCGACGACCCGGAGCGCGTCGGCCGCTCGGTGGCCGCGTTCGTCGAGGGGCTGCAGGGCGCCGGCGTGCTCGCGACGCTCAAGCACTTCCCCGGGCTCGGCCGGGTCGAGGTCAACACCGACACGGGCACCGGCGCCGAGGACGGCGTGACGGACGCCGGGGACCCGTACCTCGGGCCGTTCCGCGACGGCATCGCCGCCGGCGCCGCGGCGGTCATGGTGAGCTCGGCGACGTACCCGCGGCTGGACCCCGACGACGTCGCGGCCTTCTCGCCCGAGGTCGTCACGGGGCTGCTGCGGGAGCGGCTCGGGTACGGCGGCCTCGTCGTCAGCGACGACCTCGGGCAGGCCGAGGCCGTCGCCGCCGTGCCACCCGGTGAGCGCGCCACCCGCTTCGTCGCCGCGGGCGGCGACCTCGTGCTGACCGTCGTCCCGTCCGACGCCGGGCCGATGGTGCGGGCGCTGCGCGACCGGGCCGCCGAGGACACCGCGTTCCGCGCCCGCCTCGACGAGGCCGTGCGGCACGTGCTCGAGGCCAAGCGCCGTGCGGGGCTGCTGCCCGGCTGCTGACCCCACCCCCGGCGCCCGCGGCTCAGCCCGCGGCCTCCGGCAGGTCGCGGACGCGGGGGTCGCCGGCGTCGGCGTGGTAGTCCGCCTCGGCGGTGGCGTCGTCGACGGCCCGCCCGCGCAGCGCGAGGTTGACGAGGACGGCGACGACGACGTTGAGCAGCACGGCGAGGAAGCCCGCGTACACCTGGGCGTCCGTGCCGAGGCCGAGCTCGTCGAGCCGGAACGCCGAGCCGCCGAAGTGCTCGCGCACGACGACCGGCCCGTCCGGGGTGAACGCCGTCTGCGGGACCGTCCACAGCATCCAGGCCCCCGCAACGAGCCCGGCGGCCCACCCCGCGAGGAGCGCCTGCGGGCGGAACCACGCGGTGCACAGGGCGATCCCGACCGCGGGCAGGGTCTGCAGGATGATGACGCCGCCGATGAGCTGCAGGTCGATGGAGAACTGCGGGTCGAGGGCGAGGATCGCGAGCAGCGCGCCGAGCTTGACCACGAGCGAGGCGAGCTTGCTGGAGCGGGCCTCCTGCGCCGGCGTGGCGTCCTTGTTGAGGTACTCCTTGTAGACGTTGCGGGTCCACAGGTTCGCCGCCGCGATGGACATGATCGCCGCGGGGACGAGCGCGCCGATCGCCACCGCGGCGAAGGCGAAGCCCGCGAACCAGTCCGGGAACATCTGCTCGAAGAGCAGCGGCACCACCGTGTTGGAGTCCGCGCGCGGGCCGACCGGCGTGCCGTCGACCCCGACGAGCTCGCCGGACGTCAGCGGCGTCACGCCCGCAGCGATCGCCATGTAGCCGAGCAGGGCCAGGAGGCCGAGCAGGAAGGTGTACGCGGGCAGCGCGGCCATGTTGCGCTTGATGGTGTCGCGGCTGCGGGCGGCGAGGACGCCGGTCAGCGAGTGCGGGTAGAGGAACAGCGCGAGCGCCGAGCCGAGCGCGAGGGTGGCGTACTGCAGCTGCGCCGGGCCGCCGAGGACGACGCCGTCGCCGGGGTTGGGGCTGGCCGCGAACTTCTCCTCCGCGGCCGCGAAGATGCCGTCCCACCCGCCGACCTGCGAGGGGATGTAGAGCACCGCGACGAGGATGACGACGTAGATGAGCGAGTCCTTGACGAAGGCGATGAGCGCCGGGGCGCGCAGCCCGCTGTTGTACGTGTAGGCCGCGAGCACCGCGAACGCCAGGACGATCGGCAGCTCGCCCTCGATGCCCATCGTCTTCAGCACCGCCTCGATGCCGACGAGCTGCAGGGCGATGTACGGCATCGTCGCCACGATCCCGGTCACGGCGACCGCCAGCGCGAGGGTCGGCGAGCCGGAGCGGGCGCGCACGAAGTCGGCCGGCGTGACGTACCCGTGGACGTGGCTCACCGACCAGAGCCGGATGAGGACGAGGAAGACGATCGGGTACACGACGATCGTGTACGGCACCGCGAAGAACCCGGCGGCCCCGGCGCCGAAGACGAGCGCGGGGACCGCGACGAAGGTGTACGCGGTGTAGAGGTCGCCGCCGACGAGGAACCAGGTGATCCAGCCGCCGAAGCTGCGCCCGCCGAGCCCCCACTCGTCGAGGTGCTCCATCGTGGCGGCGCGCCGCCACCGCGAGGCCAGGAACCCCATGACGGTGACGAGGAGGAAGAGCGCCAGGAAGACGGTCATCTCGCCCGCGTCGATCCCGCCCGGGTCGACCGCCTCCGCGGCCAGCAGCGGGGTCACCGCCGGTCCCCGCGGTGCGCCCGGTAGACGACGACGGTGCACGCGACGCCGACCGGGATGGCGAGCATCTGCCACCAGTAGAAGAACGGGATCCCCGCCAGCTCCGGGTCGACCCGGTTGTAGAGCGGCGGGACGAGGACGAGCGCGCACGGGACGACGAGCAGCCAGTTCAGCGGGTGCGTGTCGGACCGCCGGCGCGGCGGCGTCGGGTCGGGGGCAGCCACGGCGACCTCCATCGGTCGGGCGTCCGGTCGGTGCCGCAGCACGCTACTGCCGGTGACGAGCCGTACCGCCGCGCCGCGCCGCCTCACTCGAGCAGCGGGTGCACCACCCCGTACGCCAGCGCGCCGACGAGCGCGGCCATCGGGATCGTGAGGAACCAGGCCGCCACGATGGTCCGCGCCACCCCCCAGCGGACCGCCGAGAGCCGCCGCGTCGCACCGGCGCCCATGATCGCCGAGGTGATGGTGTGCGTCGTCGAGACCGGCGCCTCGAAGACGAAGGCCGTCGTGTAGAGCACGCCCGCGGCAGTGGACTCGGCGGCGAACCCCCGTGCCGGGTCGAGCTCGATGATCCGCCGGCCGAGGGTGCGCATGATCCGCCAGCCGCCGGCGTACGTGCCCAGGCTGATCGCCGCCGCCGCCGCGAGCACCACCCAGACCGGGATGTGGTCGGTGCTGGTCTGGTAGCCGCCCGCCACGAGCGCCAGGACGATGACGCCCATCGTCTTCTGCGCGTCCTGCAGCCCGTGCCCCAGCGCCATCGCCGCCGCGCTCACGGTCTGCGCGTAGCGGAAGCGCCGGTTGGTGCGGTGCGGGTTGGCGCGGCGGAACAGCCAGAGGATGCCGAGCATGAGGGCGAACGCGATCCCGAAGCCGACCAGAGGCGACACCACCATCGGCACGACGACCTTGTCCACGACGTGCGCCCAGCTCACGTCCGTCGACGAGGCCAGGCCGGCCCCCACGAGCCCGCCGATGAGCGCGTGGGACGAGGACGACGGCAGGCCGAACCACCAGGTGACGAGGTTCCAGGTGATGGCCCCGAGCAGCGCGGCCATCACCACGACCATGCCGGGGACCCCGACCTCGATGTCGAGGATCTCGCCGATGGTGCGCGCGACCCCCTGCCCCAGGAACGCCCCCACGAAGTTCATCACCGCGGCCATGAGCAGCGCGGCGCCCGGCGTGAGCGCCCGGGTGGACACCGAGGTGGCGATGGCGTTCGCGGCGTCGTGGAAGCCGTTGGTGTAGTCGAACCCCAGCGCGACGACGACCACGCAGACGACGATGACGAGCTCCACCGTCACGACTCCTTGACGGCGATCGACTCCACCGTGTGGGCCACGCGCTCGAACGCGTCGGCGCAGTCCTCCAGCTCCTCGACGACGTCCTTGAGCTTGAGCAGCTCGATGGCGTCGTACATGCCGCTGAACAGGGTGGCCATGAGACGCCGGTACGACTGGTCGGCCTCGTTCTCCAGGCGGTTGACCTCGATCCAGTACTCGCTGAGGTCCCCCGGCGAGCGCAGCCGCCCCATCGCCTCCGCGGTGACGTACGCCGCCCGCTCCAGCAGGTCGACCTGCTGGCTCACCTCCGGCGGCAGCTCGCGCGGTCGGTAGAGCACGACGAGGTCGGCGGCTGCGTCCATGTGGTCCATGACGTCGTCGAGCCGGCTCGCCAGGTCGTAGATGTCGGAGCGGTCGAACGGCGTGACGAACGTCGAGTTCACCGCCCGCAGGATCTCGTGCGTGACCTCGTCCCCGGCGTGCTCCGCCGCGCGCATCTCCTGCGCGATCGCCGGCCGGTCGTCGGGCGCCGCCGCGACGAGGCGGCACAGCAGCCTCGCCCCGGTCACGTGCGTCTGCGCCGAGCGGGCGAACAGGTCGTAGAACCGGTCGTCCCGCGGGGTGAACCGCCCCAGGAGCCTCGCCACGTGCACCACCTCCGGGCGGCGCACTACCCCGCAGGCGCGCCACCACCCGTCCACCGGTCCGTCACCTGGCGTACGGCCGCCGTCCTCCCCCGCGCCACCGGGCGCCCGGCCCCTGGGCCGCGCCCGCCGCGAGGGGCAGGATGGGCCCGTGCCGCCGTTCCCGGACCCCACCGGCCCGCCCGCCCCGCGGGCGCAGGTCCTGCTCGGCTACCTCGACTACTTCCGCGGGGTCCTCGCCGAGAAGGTCGCCGACCTGCCGGAGGAGGACGCCCGCACGAGCCGGCTGCCCTCCGGCTGGAGCCCCCTGGAGCTCGTGCACCACCTGGTCCACGTGGAGCGGCGCTGGCTCGACTGGGGCTTCGAGGGCCGCGACGTCGGGGACCCCTGGGCCGACCGGCGCGACGGGCGGTGGCACGTGCCCGAGGCCCTGTCGGGCGCGGACGTGCTCGCGCTGCTCGAGGAGCGCGGCCGCCTCACCCGCGCCGTCGTGGAGCGGCACGCGCTCGACGAGGTCGGCGCGCCGAGCGGGCGCTGGGAGGGCGCCGACCCGCCCGCGCTGGAGCGCGTCCTGCTCCACCTGCTGCAGGAGCACGCGCGCCACGCGGGCCACCTCGACGTCGTGCGCGAGCTCGTCGACGGGCGCACCGGCGAGGACGGCTAGGGACGTGGCCGACCGGGACCCCGTCCTCGCCGGGCTCGCCGCCGCGCAGCTCGCCGCCGGGCTCGCCGGGCTCGTCGTGTCCTGGCGGCGCCGGCTGCCGTACGACGTGGGCGCCGGCCGGCTCGAGGTGGGCCGCGGCGACCCGCGCCACGTGGTCCGCGGGTCGCTGCTCGTGGGGAGCGCGCTGGCCGCGCCCGTGCCGGTGCTCGCCGTGCAGGCCGCGCTCACCGCGGCGGTCGCCGTGGACGGGCGGGGCCGCCGGGCCCTGGGGCTGCTCGCGCTGTCGCTGGTGCCCGGCTACCTCGAGGAGCGCCGGGCGCGGCAGCGCCTCGCGCCCGGCGGCGCGGACCGCGTGGAGTCGCCGCTGGTCGCCGCGGGGCTCGTGCTCGCCGCCGCCGTCGCCGCCCGCGCCCTGCGCTGAGCGCTGGGCGCTGAGCGCTGGGCGGGCGGCCGTACCGCGCCGTCGGACGAGCAGGAGGGCGTCGGTCGCGTCAGCGGCGTCAGCCGCGTCCGTCGCGCCGGAACGCGTCGCGCAGCCGCTGCAGACCCCGGCGCCACCCGGTCGCACCGCGGAAGCGCGGGCAGGAGCAGACGTGGCAGAGCGTGCCGGTACGGCCCTCGACGGCGGCTCCGCCGGGGCGGCCGTGGCCCCCGCGGACGTGGCCGCAGACGCAGGTGTCGTACAGGGCGGTGCCGCTCGGCGCGGCGGGGTCGGTGTCCGGCATCCGCCCCTGTTGCCCCGCGGGGAGCCGGCCACGCCCCGTGGCGCGCGACCGGTCAAGCGCGCCACGGGTTGGTCGAGGCGGGTGTGAGGGCGCGGGCGAGCGGGGAGCAGGGAGCGGCACCCCACGACCCCGACCACCGGAGGACCCGCATGGCCACCCAGACCCTGTCCCGCTCCCTGCACGACGTCGGCCTCGCCGCCTGGTTCGGCGGCACCCTCGCCAACGCCGTCGCCCTCAACCCCGCCTCGGCGACCGCCTCGGCCGACCACGAGAGCGGCCGCGTCGCCAACACCGGCTGGGACCGCTGGACGCCCGTCAACGCGGCCGCGATCGGCGCGCACCTCGTCGGCAGCCTCGGTCAGCTCGCCGGCAACAGCGAGCGCGTGAAGGCCCAGCAGGGCGTCGCGACCATGTCGCTCGTCAAGACCGCCCTCACCGCCGCGGCGCTCGGCGTCACCGGCTACAGCCGCCTGCTCGGGCGCAAGGTCTCCGAGCACCGCGACGTGCCCGTGAGCTCGGCCACCGAGCCGACGCACGGCACCCCGCGCGAGGTGGCGCAGGCGCAGGCGCGGCTCAAGACCCTGCAGTGGGCGGTCCCCGCGCTGACCGGCGCGCTCGTCGTGGTGTCGGCGTACGCCGGCGAGCAGCAGCGGGCCAGCGCGGTCCAGAAGGGCATCGCGGCGCGGCTCACGCCCGGCCTCTGACCGGTCGGTCCCCGACCGGCCGCGTCCAGGCGGGGGGCGCCCCGGGCGGCACGAACGCCAGCCCGGGCGGCGCCCCCCGCTCGACGAGCCGGCGCAGCGCGTCGAGGTCGAGGTGGTCGGCGACGAGGTCGCCGAGCGCGTCGAGCCGCCGCTCGCGCAGCAGCGCGAAGGAGGTGCCGGGCGCCGGCACGAAGCGCCGCCCGCTCGTCGCGGCGACGTCGCGCAGGAACGCGCGGCGGAAGCCGTCGTTCTCGAAGGCGCCGTGCCAGGTCGTCCCCTGCACCGGCCCGGCGGCGCAGCCGTCGAGGAAGGGCTCCCCGCCCTCGACCTCGGCGCGGCCGTGGTGGATCTCGTAGGCGACCACCCGCTCGCCGTACGCGCTGCCCTCCGGGCGGCCCAGCACCTTGTCGGCGCCGAAGCGCACCCGCACGGGCAGCAGCCCGAGGCCCTCGACCCGCCCGGCGCGGCTCTCCACGTCGTCGACGACCTCGCGGGCGAGCATCTGGTAGCCGCCGCAGATGCCCAGCACCCGCCGCCCCTGCGCGGCGCGCCGCAGGACGGCGTCGGCCAGCCCCTCCCGGCGCAGCCACGCCAGGTCCTCCACCGTCGCGCGGGTCCCCGGCAGCACGACGAGGTCGGCGTCGGCGAGCTGCTCCGGGCGGGTGGCCAGCGTGACCGCGACGCCCGGCTCGGCCGCGAGCGCGTCGACGTCGGTGACGTTGCTCAGGCGCGGCAGGCGCACGACGGCGACGCGCAGCACGTCCTCGCCCACGGGAGGCCCGGCCGGCGAGGACGGGCGCGAGGCCAGGTCGAGGGAGTCCTCGACGTCGAGCCACAGCCCCTCGACCCACGGCAGCGTCCCCAGCACCGGGCGGCCGGTGACGGCCTCGAGCTGGCGCAGCCCCGGCGCGAGCAGGCGCTCGTCGCCGCGGAACTTGTTGACGACGAACCCGCTCACGAGCGCCTGGTCCTGCGCGTCGAGCAGGGCGACGGTGCCGTGCATCGCCGCGAAGACGCCGCCGCGGTCGATGTCGCCGACGACGACCACCGGCAGCGAGGCCGCCCGCGCGAGCCCCATGTTGGCGATGTCCGTGGCCCGCAGGTTGATCTCGGTCGGGCTGCCCGCCCCCTCGCACACCACGACGTCGTAGCGCGAGCGCAGGTCCGCCAGGCTGTCGAGCACCACCTCCATGAGGCGCTGCTTGACCGCCCGGTACGACAGCGCGCTCACCTCCCCGTCGGGGCGCCCCAGCACGACCACCTGCGAGGTGCGGTCGCCGCCGGGCTTGAGGAGCACGGGGTTCATCACCGCCTCGGGCTCGACGCCGGCGGCCTGCGCCTGCATCGCCTGCGCCCGCCCGATCTCGGCGCCGTCGCGGGTGACCATCGAGTTGAGCGACATGTTCTGGGCCTTGAAGGGCGCCACCCGCACGCCCTCGCGGGCGAGCCAGCGGCAGATGCCCGCGGTGACGACGCTCTTGCCGGCGTCCGACGTCGTCCCGGCCACGAGCAGGGCGCCCCTCACCGCCGGCCCCCCGCGGCGGCCGCCGCGACGAGCACGGCGGCGGCGCTGACGGCGCGGGCCAGCCGCACCGCCCGGCGCACCGCCGCCGGGTCCGGCGGGGGGCCGTCCCCGAGCCGCCCGCGCACCTCGACCCGGCCGCCGTAGTCGTTCGCGCCGCCCAGCCCGACGCCGAGCGCGCCGGCGAACGCCGCCTCGCAGCGCCCCGCGTTGGGGCTGGGGTGGTCCGCCCCGTCGCGCCACCACGTCCGTACGGCCGCCCCCGGCGAGCCCCCGACGAGCGGCGCGGCGAGGGCGGTGAGGGCGGCGGTGAGCCGGGCGGGCAGCCACCCCAGGACGTCGTCGGCGCGCGCCGCGGCCCAGCCGAAGCGCTCGTACCGGGCGCTGCGGTGCCCGACCATCGCGTCGAGCGTGTTGGCCGCCCGGAACGCGAGCAGGCCCGGCACGCCGAGGGCTGCGCCCCAGACGAGCGCACCGGTCACCGCGTCGGAGGTGTTCTCGGCGAGCGACTCCACGGTGGCGCGCCCCAGCTCCGGCGGGTCGAGGCGCGACGGGTCGCGACCGCACAGGTGCGGCAGCCGGGCGCGCGCCCCCGGGACGTCCCCGGCCTCGAGGAGCGCGGCCATCGCCGCCCCCTCGCGCGCCAGCGACGTGCCGCCGAGCACCACCCAGGTAGCCACCGCCACCGCCGCGGCCTCGGCGACCGGGCCGCGCCGGCGCGCCGCGCGCTCGAGCGCCGCGCCGAGCGCGGCGCAGCCCCCGGTGACCACGAGCGCGTACGCGGCCCCCCGCGCGCGCGAGTCGGCCCACGCGGCCCGCTCGAGCGCCCCCGCCGCCCGGCCGAGCAGCGCGACGGGGTGCCCCCGGCGGGGGTCGCCCAGCACGGCGTCGGCGGCCGCGCCGGCGAGCAGGCCCGCGGCGCGGGGCAGGCGGGGCGCGGGCATGGTCCTCCGGGGTCGGGCGGGGTCGGGCGGGGCGGGGCCGGGCGGGGCGTCGGGCGGGGGTCGGGGCGCGAGGCTACCGCCGGCCGGGCCCTAGGGTGGTGCGGTGCAGCGCCCCAGCGCCGGCGGCCCGAGCGCGGGCGCGCCGGGTCCCCTCGCGGCGGTCCACCGCCTCGCCCTCCAGACCTTCCGCGTGCTGCCGCCGCGGGTCCGCTTCGCCATCGTGCGGCGCACCACGCCGCAGTTCACGGTGGGCACGGTCGTGGCCCTGCAGCGCGGCGACGAGATCCTCGTGCTCCGCCAGCGCCACCACCACGGCTGGACGCTGCCGGGCGGGCTCCTCGACCGGGGCGAGACCCCCCGCGAGGCGCTCGTGCGCGAGCTCGACGAGGAGCTCGCGCTGCGCCTCGACGTGCCCGAGGACCCGACGGCGGTCGTCTTCCAGCCCCGCTTCCGGCACATCGACGCGGTGTTCCACCTGCACCTGCCCGAGGACGCCCGGCCGCGCCTCGAGCCGGACGGCACCGAGGTGCTCGACGTGGCCTGGCGCAGGGCCGACGACCCGGCGATCGCCGAGGTCGCGCTCGTGGCGCTGCGCCGGGTCCCGGGGCTGCCGGGGCTGACCGCCGCCGGATGAGCGGGCTCGCGGGGGTGGTGCTCGCCGCCGGGCTCGGCACCCGGCTGCGCCCGCTGACGGCCGTGCGGCCCAAGCCGCTGTGCCCGCTCGGGTCGACGACGCTGCTCGACGCGGCCCTGGCCCGGGTCGCCCCGCACGTCGTCCGCAGC encodes:
- the mctP gene encoding monocarboxylate uptake permease MctP, translating into MTVFLALFLLVTVMGFLASRWRRAATMEHLDEWGLGGRSFGGWITWFLVGGDLYTAYTFVAVPALVFGAGAAGFFAVPYTIVVYPIVFLVLIRLWSVSHVHGYVTPADFVRARSGSPTLALAVAVTGIVATMPYIALQLVGIEAVLKTMGIEGELPIVLAFAVLAAYTYNSGLRAPALIAFVKDSLIYVVILVAVLYIPSQVGGWDGIFAAAEEKFAASPNPGDGVVLGGPAQLQYATLALGSALALFLYPHSLTGVLAARSRDTIKRNMAALPAYTFLLGLLALLGYMAIAAGVTPLTSGELVGVDGTPVGPRADSNTVVPLLFEQMFPDWFAGFAFAAVAIGALVPAAIMSIAAANLWTRNVYKEYLNKDATPAQEARSSKLASLVVKLGALLAILALDPQFSIDLQLIGGVIILQTLPAVGIALCTAWFRPQALLAGWAAGLVAGAWMLWTVPQTAFTPDGPVVVREHFGGSAFRLDELGLGTDAQVYAGFLAVLLNVVVAVLVNLALRGRAVDDATAEADYHADAGDPRVRDLPEAAG
- a CDS encoding inorganic phosphate transporter, with the protein product MELVIVVCVVVVALGFDYTNGFHDAANAIATSVSTRALTPGAALLMAAVMNFVGAFLGQGVARTIGEILDIEVGVPGMVVVMAALLGAITWNLVTWWFGLPSSSSHALIGGLVGAGLASSTDVSWAHVVDKVVVPMVVSPLVGFGIAFALMLGILWLFRRANPHRTNRRFRYAQTVSAAAMALGHGLQDAQKTMGVIVLALVAGGYQTSTDHIPVWVVLAAAAAISLGTYAGGWRIMRTLGRRIIELDPARGFAAESTAAGVLYTTAFVFEAPVSTTHTITSAIMGAGATRRLSAVRWGVARTIVAAWFLTIPMAALVGALAYGVVHPLLE
- a CDS encoding DUF664 domain-containing protein, which codes for MPPFPDPTGPPAPRAQVLLGYLDYFRGVLAEKVADLPEEDARTSRLPSGWSPLELVHHLVHVERRWLDWGFEGRDVGDPWADRRDGRWHVPEALSGADVLALLEERGRLTRAVVERHALDEVGAPSGRWEGADPPALERVLLHLLQEHARHAGHLDVVRELVDGRTGEDG
- a CDS encoding glycoside hydrolase family 3 N-terminal domain-containing protein, which produces MAPTSGHRRHHERMVAAGVVVAGLLAGCGGGDRAAPAPAPAPAPPATATTSPTTSPTTSPTTSPTSTPTATPTAGDCVDAVLTGLSPRDRAAQLLLLGVPAEDPADGADLVAQRQPGGVFLFGRNRERLAEVRAGVDALRGAAEVPLLVAADQEGGLVETLRGPDAPDAPTALEQGGWSPGELRREARSWGEDLARAGVDLDLAPVADTVAEEDADDNPPIGAFDRQYGDDPERVGRSVAAFVEGLQGAGVLATLKHFPGLGRVEVNTDTGTGAEDGVTDAGDPYLGPFRDGIAAGAAAVMVSSATYPRLDPDDVAAFSPEVVTGLLRERLGYGGLVVSDDLGQAEAVAAVPPGERATRFVAAGGDLVLTVVPSDAGPMVRALRDRAAEDTAFRARLDEAVRHVLEAKRRAGLLPGC
- the cobN gene encoding cobaltochelatase subunit CobN, with product MSTADTELLAARSSGAGWRTANPSRTSPEEVAALLGGASAVVVRLLGGRRTWEAGLDAVLASGVPAVVLGGEAAPDAELMALSTVPAGVATEVLAYLREGGVDNLRELAAFLSDTLLLTGEGFAPPREMPLHGVLGDRVQAPDRPTVGVVLYRAHALSGNTAFVEALCDAVEAQGANALPVFCASLREVGPDLLGLLGRADALVTTVLAAGGTRAADASAGGDDEAWDAGALRALDVPVVQGLCLTTSRAQWEASDAALSPMDAAMQVAVPEFDGRIVGVPFSFKESGPDGVPVYVADPERAARVAGIAVRQARLRGTPAAGKKLGLVLSSYPTKHARVGNAVGLDTPASAVALLRALRGAGYRVDGFPEDGDELVHRLIAAGGHDVEWLTEEQLAANPVRVPLRQYEEWFAALPAPLREAVVAAWGEPPGSLYVDGDDIVLAAQVYGDVVLLVQPPRGFGENPVAIYHDPDLPPSHHYLAAYRWLDASFGADAVVHLGKHGTLEWLPGKGLGLSAECAPDAVLGDLPLVYPFIVNDPGEGTQAKRRGHAVVVDHLVPPMARADSYGDMARLEQLLDEYATVQALDPDKVPTLRAQIWTLIQAAQLHHDLHQEEMPGEDEFDDFVLHVDGYLCEVKDVLIRDGLHVLGAAPQDEAQDNLVLSVLRSSQVWGGRHGALPGIRTALAEHHGLSEADLLAEPGALVAVPDALRHGDEDAGRVRASAAVDRLDDQALELVALLRHDRDPEAVVRKVLGADVPAVEAVLRFAVEELVPRLDRTTDEVANVLRALEGRFVEAGPSGSPTRGLVNVLPTGRNFYSVDPKAIPSRNAWDVGVALADSLVARHLADTGEHPRSVGLTVWGTSAMRTQGDDIAEVLALLGCRPTWDDASRRVTGFEVVPLAELGRPRIDVTVRISGFFRDAFPHVVALIDDAVRAVAELDEAPEDNYLKAHADEDSAAHGDRRRATSRIFGSKPGAYGAGLLPLVDARNWRTDADLAEVYAVWGGYAYGRGLDGREARSDMESAFRRISVAAKNQDTREHDIVDSDDYFQYHGGMVATVRHLTGRSPAAYVGDSAVPSAVRTRTLGEETHRVFRARVVNPKWVSAMQRHGYKGAFEMAATVDYLFGYDATAGVVDDWMYEQLARSYVLDEQVGEFMRRSNPWALRGIAERLLEAADRGLWAEPDAATLEALQQVYLELEGDLEG
- a CDS encoding DUF3311 domain-containing protein, coding for MAAPDPTPPRRRSDTHPLNWLLVVPCALVLVPPLYNRVDPELAGIPFFYWWQMLAIPVGVACTVVVYRAHRGDRR
- a CDS encoding DUF47 domain-containing protein, which codes for MARLLGRFTPRDDRFYDLFARSAQTHVTGARLLCRLVAAAPDDRPAIAQEMRAAEHAGDEVTHEILRAVNSTFVTPFDRSDIYDLASRLDDVMDHMDAAADLVVLYRPRELPPEVSQQVDLLERAAYVTAEAMGRLRSPGDLSEYWIEVNRLENEADQSYRRLMATLFSGMYDAIELLKLKDVVEELEDCADAFERVAHTVESIAVKES